A stretch of DNA from Paenibacillus sp. FSL W8-0186:
TCAGTCTGACTCATCTGCATGCCGAAATTCGCGGCGATGAGCTGGTGAAGCTGGCCAAGCCGCTGCTGACGAATGTTGCGAAGGACGAAGCGGGCTTGAAAGAGCTGATCGGCGCTTTCTATGACGCCATGTATCCGATGCTTAGCGCCCAATTGGGAACGGACGCTTTTGATGAAGAACCGGCATCCTCCAAAGAGTTCGTCGTAGCCGCCATGTACGGCGTAGTTAAGGAAGCATTGGACGAGATCTTGAAGGATTACGACCAGCAGGCTGCCGCTCTGTTTGAAGAATCGCCGGAGCTAAGCACTGTGCTCGGCAAAGATACCGTGCTCACAACGGATCTGTATTTTGACGGCGATTTGAACACGCGCAAACAGAACATGGAGCTGACGGTAGCGATCCCTCAAGGTGAAGGCGTGCCTGTCAAAGCGTTTAAGGTGAGCAGCGAAGCCGAAATGTGGAATATTGGCGGAGCTGTAGCTGTCGATCAAGTTGACTTAAGCGCAGGCAAGCTGGATCTTGCGGACGAGGAGATCACTCCGGGGCAAATCCTGCGTAATTTCGAGCCGGGTTCGATCATTTACAAGCTGCTTAAGGACGAGATGCAAATCACTTCCAAATATGTGTTGATCGGTTATCCGGGCGATTACTATGAAGTGATCAAGAAGAACGGCACCAGCTTCGTGCCGCTCCGCTATATGTCCGCTGAGCTGGACGCAGAGATCAAATGGAACAAGGAAACGAAGACAATTACGATCATCGATGATATCACGCAAGCGGAGATTGTGCTGACGGTCGGCTCCAGCCAAGCCAAAGTAGCCGGGCAGGCAGCAGCACTGTCCGAGCCGGCGTTCATCCATACGGACGGCAAGACGTATGTGCCGCTTCGGTTCATCTCTGAAGCATTGGGAGCGAAGGTGCATGTAGACGAGGATGGCTGGATTACGGTAACGCGCGACTAATTGCCAGTCGTCGGCGTGAACCAGATTCAGCAGAGAAGAACTGCGGCTTGTTCGGGGAACCGGATAGGCTCGCAGTTCTTTTTTTTAGTTAGCAAATTGACCGCTATTTAATAATTGACGTACAATAAACCTCCATTTAAGATAGGAATAATACTTTCTTCAAAAAGAGCAGCCCGTCATGATTTGTTGCTTTAATACTTTCATCTGTGAAAGCGTTAGCAGGATCATGCTTTCGTGGCCTAAATCTTTATGGGGGTTATCTATTATTGTTTTGAGAGGGGTTATCGGTATGAAAAAGAAGATTGGAGTATTCATGGTTATTGCCGCTATGCTGATTACGGTGATCGGCTGCGGCAGCAATAATGCCGGAGGCGGCAGCAACACTGGTAATGCGGCCAACCAAGGCAATGCTGAGGCTGGGGCTCCGGCCGATACGAGCAAGGAAAGCTACAAAGTTGCGATTTCGCAAATCGTCGAGCATCCATCCTTGGACGCGACTCGCGAAGGGTTCCTCGCTGCGCTGAAAGATGCGGGCATCGTGGAGGGAGAGAACCTGAAGCTCGACTATAACAACGCGCAGGGAGACCCAACCAATAACTTAACGATTGCGCAAAAAATTGCCGGAGAGAAATACGATCTCGTACTCGGGATTGCAACTCCTCCTGCTCAAGCTCTTGTAGGCCAGGTTAAGAACTCGCCGATTTTGTTCGCGAGTGTTACCGATCCACTGGATGCCAAGCTGGTCGATAATCTGGAGAAGCCAGGCGGAAATGTCTCGGGGGCATCTGACACGAACCCGGAAGCCATTGTCAAGCTGATGGATTTCATCGCTGAGAACTTCAAGGAAGTAAAAGCGGTTGGCGTCGTGATTAACCAAGGCGAGCCGAATGCCGTGATTATGGCGGATCATGCGGAAAAAGCGCTTGAAAAACACGGCATCAAGCTGATCAAAGCGCCGGTAACGAACACCTCTGAAGTGAAGCAGGCGGCAGAATCGCTCGTTGGCCGTGCCGATGCACTGTATACGACGCTGGACAATACGGTTGTCGAAGCAGTCAGCACCGTCATTCAAATTGCGAATGAGCATGATATCCCGTTCTTCTCCAGCGACCGTGATACGGTAGAGAAGGGTGCTTTTGCCACCGTTGGTTTTAAATATTACGATCATGGCTACCAGGTGGGCGAGATGGCCGTTGAAGTGCTGAAGGAAGGCAAGAAAGTTGGCGACATGCCGGTTACCTTCCCTGACAAGCTGGATCTAATCCTGAACCTCAAGGCAGCCGCCGAGCAAGGAATCGAGGTTACCGACGCCATGAAGGACATGGTTAACGACAAGGAGAATAACTTGCTTGAATAGGCTGGTTTCAATCATTTAGGAGGTACTCATCATGGTGAACTCGTTAATCGGAGCCCTTGAATCCGGCCTGCTCTATGCGTTGATGGCGCTCGGGGTATATATAACTTTTCGGATTTTGGATTTTCCGGATCTAACGGTAGATGGAAGTTTTACGACGGGCGGCGCGATCGCTGCGGTAATGATTACGAAAGGAGCAAATCCGGTAACGGCTACCCTGCTCGCCTGCTTCGGCGGGATTATCGCCGGAATGCTGACGGGGCTGCTTCATACGAAAGGCCGCATTAACGGGCTGCTCTCAGGGATATTGATGATGATCGCGCTGTACTCGATTAATATGCGGATTCTGAGCAAGCCAAACGTTGCGCTGCTTGGTGAAACAACGCTCTTTAGCTCCGTTTCTCCGCTGCTGCTGATGCCGTTTGTCGTCGTAGTGGTCAAGCTGCTGCTGGACTTGTTCTTTAAGACGGATCTCGGGCTTGCGCTGCGCGCGACCGGAGACAACAAGCGCATGATTCGCAGCTTCGGTGCGCATACCGATAATACAATTATTCTTGGCCTAAGTTTGTCGAACGGGCTGGTTGCCTTGTCGGGTGCGCTGATCGCCCAGCAGTCCGGCTTTGCCGATATTACGTCAGGGATCGGCATGATCGTGATCGGGCTGGCTTCCGTCATTATCGGGGAAGCCATTCTGGGGGCGAGAACGGTATTCTTTGCTACGCTGGCCGCTATTGTAGGTTCAATCGTATACCGGGTAGTGGTCGCTCTCGCTCTTCGTATCCCATGGTTCGAGTCTTCGGATTTGAAGCTGATTACTGCGGTGATCGTCATCGTTGCTTTGGTACTTCCATCCGCGCGCCGCGCATCGAAGCAGCGCTCGCTTGCCCGGAAACGTTCAACAGAGGTTGCGGAGTCGCTTGGTGAACATGCAGGTTTGGGGGGTGGGCGTTAATGCTGGAGCTGTCGAATGTATCCAAGCTGTTTCATCCCGGGTCACCGGATGAGAAGATTGCGCTCGCTGACGTTAGTCTGCATTTACAGCCAGGGGATTTTGTCACCGTAGTTGGCAGTAATGGCGCCGGGAAGTCCACCTTGATGAATATGATCTCCGGCGTACTCAAACCTGACGTTGGTGAAATTCGCATCGCGGGCAGCAAGGTCAGCCATTTGAGCGAGCACCGGAGAAGCCGCTGGATCGGCCGGGTGTTCCAGGATCCGATGGCCGGAACGGCGCCGAATATGACGATCGAAGAGAACTTGGCGATGGCGTATTCACGGGGGAAGACAAGAGGACTGGGGCTGGGCATCAACGCCTCGCGCCGCGTTCTGTTCCGCCAGCAGCTTAGCCGGCTTGGGATCGGACTCGAGAACAGGTTGCGGGCCAAGGTCGGTACGTTATCCGGGGGTGAGCGCCAGGCGCTCAGCCTGCTGATGGCAACCTTCACACAGCCGAAAATTCTGCTGCTGGACGAACACACCGCCGCGCTTGATCCGGCCCGTGCCGAGCTGGTGACCCAGCTTACGCAGAGCATTGTAAACGAGATGAAGCTGACGACGCTGATGGTGACGCATAATATGGAGCAGGCCATACGTCTAGGCAATCGCCTCATCATGATGGATAAGGGCCGCATCATTCTTGACGTGAATGAAGCGAAGAAGAAGACGCTGACGATCGAAGAGCTGCTCGGTGAATTCGAGAGAATCAGCGGGCACAAGCTGTCGGATGACCGCGTCGTGCTCGGATAGAAATCATGCGACATCTGCTCAGCAGATTGTGCGCATAACATAAAGCTGCCATTCCCTTGACGCATGTAAATGCGGCGCGGGATGGCAGCTTTTTTTGCATCATTTGTCGAGAGCTTCAAGGGGATGATCATTCGGATAAACGTAAGGCGTTGCAGGGCGGGGGATTTCGCGGATTTCCTCCGCTGAGACAGCGAGGATTTCCCGGCCGTTCCTGACCGTCGTTTGCAGGGTTCCCTGTACTTCGATCCAGGCGTCCCGCTTGAACCAGGGAAGAGGCTGCGCAGAGGAAACGACGACGCCGAACGGATAGGCATCCGCGGTACAGCATTGGACAAGGAAGCGGCCAACTACAAATTCACGCGGGCTGTCCGTGCCGGGATCCTCATAGACGAAACCGCTCAGCTTTACGGTTTTACCCCGGAATTGATCCTTGAACAGCTCGAAGGCGCCTATCGTTTCAGAGTAAATTTCCGGTTTAACCTCGATAATGTCTTGAGGGTATAATTTTTTGGCGAGTTCGGCGAATTCCGTGTTGTACTTATCCGGGGCGGTGAAAATATCGTTCAGATGCTCTGCGTTCAGCGCAGGTGAAGAGAGCTGCATGCCCTTTTGATCGGCAGCCATGCTGCCGAGCGCCTGATCCGGCATAACTACGCCTAGCAGCAGCGGAACGAGGAAGAGGGTGTATACAGCGGCATTCTTTAGAGGGGATGCAGGGGTATCATGGTGCTCACAGCCGCATGCGGGAGAAGCGCTGGAAAACAGCGCCTCCCAGGCGAGGCTCAGGGACATGGCCGTAAGCGGGATCGCACTGTAGCGGAGCCAAGGCTCCATTTTCGGGGCGATGTAGTAATGCAGCGTGCCGCTTCTGGACAAATGGGCGATAAATAAGGCAAAGGCCAGCAAAATGAAGCTTCGTGCCAGCTGCTGCCGCCGCAGCGTTGTGCGGGGATTTGTCATTCCGGTAACCTCCTTTCATCGCTTAAGAATTGGATATTAGCTTAAATAGAGTTTGCCTGCGAGGACAGAACCAACAAATACGACAGTACAGATGAGAAAAGCGAAATATATGACAAATTTGGCTTTGAAGACGGACAGGAGCATGAGGACGTTCTTGAGATCCAGCATCGGTCCAAATACGAGAAAAGCGAGCAGGGAGCCGGCGGAAAACGTATGCGTGAACGCGGCAGCGACAAAGGCGTCGGAGGTTGAGCACAGCGACAATAGAAAAGCGAAGCCCATCATGAAGGCGTAGGAACCAACAGGACCCCCGCCGATGGCGAGAAGGCTCTCTCTGGGAACGAAGGATTGAATCGCGGCCGTAATGAGGCAGCCCATGATCAAGTATTTTCCCATATCAAATACCTCGTCGGCCGCGTGAACAAATATCGCTGTTATTTTCCCGCCGTGCCGGGAAGGGCCGTGATGATGACTATGGTTGTGCTCATGCTTATGGGGATGTTCATGGGCATGCTCATGGGGATGGCTGTGATTATGATTATGATGGTGGCTTGAAGCTGCGCCGGAAAGGGGTTTGCTTCTTAGCGGATCTCCTTTCCAGGTGGCGTAGATCATCCAGCCGATCGCTGCGGCGACAAGGAAGGCTAATCCCATTCTGGCATAGACCATTTCCGGATGCAGCCGGAACGCCATATAGGTCGCTCCGTACACAACCGGATTCACGATCGGTCCGGCCAGAATGAACACGGCGGCCATGTATACGGGCATGCCTTTTTGAATGAGCTTGCGGATTAGGGGGATCATCCCGCATTCGCACACCGGAAATATGAAGCCCAGCGTACAGGCGAACAAAATGCCGGCGGCAGGGTGCTTTGGAATCCATCTGCTTAACATGTCCTCGGAAATATACAGATGTACGAGCGAGGAGAGCAGGGCCCCGATCAGCACGAAAGGGAGCGCCTCCAGCAGTATGCCGATAAAGCTTGTCTTGAACAGATGGAGATAATTGAAGTCGAACGATACCAAAGGCGGCAGAGCGGGGGCGATGACAATGAGACAGGCCAGCACAAAGGCGGCGGGAAGCAAAAAGGGAAGCCATCGGGTTAGGGGCAATGGGTTCATAGCAATCTCCTCTATTTTTCATAGGATTATCTTAATCATAATAATTACTATTAATAACGGACGAGGTTCAGAACAATAAATCATGAATTTTGCCGGTCATCCAGCATTGACAAACCGGGGAGTTGGCATTATATTAGGTTTTGTTAATCGTAATAATTACGAATAATTATCGCTGTAAAAAACTAATCTGAATTGCGAAGGGAGTTGGTTGAATGACTGATCAACCATTACCGGTTACCGTGCTCAGCGGGTACTTGGGCTCAGGGAAAACAACGGTGCTGAACCATGTGCTGAATAATCGCCAAGGGCTGAGAGTTGCCGTCATTGTCAACGATATGAGCGAAATAAACATCGATGCAGAGCTGGTAAGCGCAGAAACGAATCTGTCGCGGACAGAGGAGAAGCTGGTGGAGATGTCCAACGGCTGCATTTGCTGCACCCTGCGGGATGATTTGCTGAAGGAAGTACAGATCCTGGCGGAGGAAGGGAGATTTGATTATATCCTCATTGAATCTACCGGCATAAGCGAACCGATCCCGGTTGCCCAGACTTTCACTTATGAGGATACGGAGACAGGGATTGATTTGCGTGGTTTGGCTAGGCTGGACTGCATGGTAACTGTCGTGGACGCTTATCGTTTCTGGCATGACTTCTCCTCCGGAGAGACACTGCTGGAGAGAGGCGAAGCCAGTGGTGAAGGGGATGCACGGGATGTTGTGGATCTGCTGATCGATCAAATCGAAACCTGCAATGTGCTGATCCTGAATAAATGCGACCTGGTCGGAGAGGGGGAGCTGGATGAGCTGGAGGGAGTCCTCAGGAAGCTGCAGCCCGCTGCCAAGTTCATCCGGACGCAGCATGGCAGCATTGATCCTGCGGAAATATTGAATACAGGCTTGTTCAATTTTGATGAGGTGAGTATGTCTGCGGGCTGGATCAAGGAGCTGCAGCAGGAGAGCCATACCCCCGAGACGGAGGAATACGGCATCAGTTCCTTCGTGTACCGCAGAGTGCGGCCGTTTCATCCGGAGCGTCTGGCTGGCTTTATGAGCGACTGGCCTGAAGAGGTCGTACGGGCGAAAGGTCTGGCATGGATCGCGGCCAAGACGGATTTGGCGGCCAGCTTGAGCCAGGCCGGGCCGTCGATTCAATTCGGTCCGGCGGGGCAGTGGCTGGCGTCTTTTCCTCCAGAGCAGCAGGAGGAGGTCTTCCACAGCGAGCCGGAGATGAGGCGGAAATGGGATGAAGTATGGGGGGACCGTCTCAATGAAATAGTCTTTATCGGCATACATATGAACCGTGCCGAGATCGAAGAATCGTTGGATCAATGTCTGTTAACTGAGGAAGAAATGAGCTTGGATTGGGCCAGCTTCCATAACCCGCTGCCGTGGATCAGCGATGAGGAATATTTGGCAGCAGGCCTTAGGTAGGGAACAGAGCAGGAAGAGCTAACGGATAGAAAGGAGGGTATCGAATGAGAGTAGTCGTAACGCTGGCATGCACTGAATGCGGGGACCGCAACTATACCACAACGAAAAACAAAAAAACGCATCCCGAACGCCTAGAGTTAAGAAAGTACTCGCCGCGTCTAAAGAAATATACGATTCATCGCGAAACTAGATAGGGTGAGGACATAAACGCGCTGCAGCGTCTTACTTCGACGGATGAAAGGGCGAAATGCCGTTTTGTTTAATCGTAATATTTACGTATAAGTGAGGGATTTGCATGATTTTGTCTTCCATGCGGAATGTCGTATTCGGATATGGGGATACGCCCGTGCTAAGCGGCATTTCCGTGGATATTCATCAAGGGGAATTCGTCGGGATTACCGGTCCGAATGGCGCCGCCAAAACAACGCTGCTAAAGCTATTGCTCGGCTTGCTGAAGCCATGGAGCGGCTCGGTGCATATTCACACCGAGGCATTGGAAGGGGAACGTTTGAGTATCGGTTACGTGCCGCAGAACGTGGCGTCTTTCAATAGCGGTTTTCCCAGCCGCGTACTGGAGCTGGTCAGGTCAGGCTGTTATTCCCGGCTGGGCCTGTTCAAGCGGCTTGCCGCGGATCAGCACGAGATCGTCGAACAGAGCTTGAAGCAGGTCGGAATGTGGGAATACCGGCATCGTAAAGTCGGGGAGCTGTCCGGGGGACAGAAGCAGCGGATCTGCATTGCCAGAGCTTTGGCGGGGCAGCCGAACGTGCTTGTTCTGGATGAGCCTACGGCGGGAATGGATCAGCAGGGTAGATTGGGCTTCTATCAGCTTATGCGCCATTATGTTACATCGCATGGCATGACCGTTATCATGGTGACGCATGAGCTTCAGGAGTCGGGAAAATACTTGGATCGCATCATTTCATTGGAACAGCGGGAGAGCGAGGGATGGCAGTGTTTGACTACGAATTCATGCAGCGTGCGTTTTGGGCCGGAGCTATGCTTGGAATAATCGCTCCCGTCTTAGGCGTCTATTTGATGCTCAGGCGGCAGGCATTGATGGCGGACACGCTGTCCCATGTCTCTTTGGCCGGGGTGGCGCTTGGTTCCCTCCTTGGAATGAGTCCTGCCGTGACCGGAATCGCAGCCGCGGTGCTTGGCGGAGTTCTTGTGGATGGGCTGAGGCGGGCTTATCGGACCTATAGCGAAATGTCTGTAGCGATCATTATGACCTCGGGTCTTGCCCTTGCCATCGTGCTCATGAGCCTGCGCACCAATTGGAGCAAAAGCTTCAGCTCCTATTTGTTCGGTTCGATCGTCGCGGTGAATGATGCGGGACTATGGCTGATTGGCAGCGTGACGGCTGCAGGCCTGATTTATTTGTTCGTGCTGCGAAGGCCGCTTTATAATATGACCTTTGACGAAGAGACGGCGCAGATCAGCGGTATGCAGGTGAAGCGGCTGTCATTCTCGTTTGCGATATTGACCGGGATGACGGTGGCCGCAGCGATGCCGATCGTCGGCGTCCTGCTCGTCTCTTCGCTTATGGTTCTGCCAGCCTCGCTGGCCCTGCGCATGGCCAGCGGGTTCACGATGGCAATTCTGGTTTCGGTGGCTGCCGGATGGCTGGGCATCTTCAGCGGTTTGACCATTTCATATTATGTGAACGTACCGCCCGGGGGGACGATTTCACTCATGCTGCTATTGATGCTGCTGTCCGCCATGCTTGCGCAGAAGCTGCTGCGAAGACAGGGCAGGTACAAGCAACAAGCTCTGCTTATGGGACAAGGAAACAGAACTACAAATCTTCGAGAGGGAGTGGAAAGGTGAATCAATATCGCAATCAAACAGAAAGTTCAAAGAGGAATAGAGTATGGAATAAAGGGCTGGCTGCCGCCGCACTGCTGCTTGCAGTCATCATGGTTACGGCGGCATGCGGCGCTAAGGGGGGAGCAGGCGCCAGCGGAGCAGAAGCGGAGTCTCCCGATTCTCCCAGCAAAGGTAAACTCGATATTCAGGTCAGCTTTTATCCGATGTACGAATTCACGAAACAGGTGGCGGGAGATGCGGCTGATGTGCAGATGCTTGTTCCAGGCGGTGTGGAGCCGCATGACTGGGAGCCAACCCCCCGGGATATCGCCAAGCTGGAGGAGGCCGATGTGTTCGTCTATAACGGCGCTGGCATGGAGGGCTGGGTGGAGCAGGTTCTATCCGCCGTCAGCAGCAGGAAGCTCGTGAAAATCGAAGCCAGCCAAGGGATCGATATGATCGAGGATGCTGAAGTTCATGATCATCCTGACGGAGATGAGCATGAACCTGCTGAAGAAGAGGCTCACGAGCATGACCACGAGCATGAGCATGACCAGGAGCATCACCACGACCACGAGCAGGCGCATGAAGAGGCGCACGATCACAACCATGAACATGAAGCAGCCGGTCACCATGATCATGATCACGCTCATAATCACGGCGGGCTGGATCCGCATGTGTGGCTCTCTCCGGCCCTTGCGATCAAAGAGGTTCGCAATATTGAAGCAGGTCTGTCCCAGGCTGCGCCGGAACACCAAGAGCTATTCAAGAAAAATGCGGACGCCTACGTGGCGAAGCTGGAGGCATTGGATCAGGAGTTCAGAGAGACGCTTGCAAGCGTGAAGCGCAAGGATTTCATTACACAGCACGCCGCATTTGGTTATCTTGCCCGGGAATACGGGCTCCGGCAGGTGCCGATCGCCGGGCTGTCGCCGGAGCTGGAGCCGTCGGCAGCCCAGATGGCAGAAATCGTTAAGTTTGCTAAGGAAAATGATGTAAAAACGATTTTCTTCGAAACTCTGGTATCCTCCAAAGTAGCCGAAGCCATCTCTAAGGAAATCGGCGCCCAAACGGCCGTTCTTAACCCGATCGAAGGGTTGACGGAGGAAGATTTGAGCAGCAGCCGGGATTACATCGTACTGATGCGGCAAAATTTAGAGGCGTTAAAATTAGCACTTAACGAATAGCTTTAAAGCCTTAGGATGAGATGTTTCTGCCATAGAAAATCTCATCCATTTCCGTTTTCAGCAGCTCAGTGATTTCCGCCTGCTCCTGCGGGCTTAGCTTGTCCTTCGTATAGCCGAACAGATAATTGTTCAGGTCAAATTCCTTCAGCTTGCATTTGGTATGGAAAATATGCTCCTGATAGACGTTTACATCAATCATATGGTACGCATCGACAACTTCATCCGGGATGTAATTCTGAATGGAGCTGATCTCGTGGTCGATGAACAGCTTGTGTCCGTTGATATCCCGGGTGAACCCGCGGACCCGGTAATCGATCGTCATAATGTCCGTATCAAAGGAATGGATTAAATAATTTAGCGCCTTCAGCGGCGAAATTTCACCGCAGGTCGACACGTCGATATCAGCCCGGAACGTGCTGATTCCTTCGTCCGGGTGATATTCGGGATACGTATGGACCGTAATGTGGCTCTTGTCGAGCTGCAGCACTACGTTGTCAGGCAGCGGCCCCGGCGATTCCTCAAAAGATTCCGTAGGCACCTCCACGACAGGGCCCTCCGATACAAGAACGGTTACACTCGCCCCTTGCGGCACATAATCCTGCTTGGCCACATTGAGCACATGGGCTCCGATGATGTCGGACACGGCTATCAGAATCTGGGTCAGTCTGTCGGAATTGTACTGCTCGTCGATATATTCTATATAGGCCTGCCGTTCTTCCTTCGTTTTCGTGTAGCAGATATCATACATATTAAAGCTTAGCGATTTGGTCAGATTGTTGAATTCGTGCAGCTCTACACGCTGCTTCGGTGTCAGTGTCATAGCAGCCTCCGTTAAGAAATGATATGCCTTAATTATCTTTATACCCATTCTTCCATATCCCTAACGGCCGAAAGAAATATGGATTATAATGGAGTAGGCACTTTATTTGCAGAGGAGCGGTCCGATGAATATGCAAGCTGTTTTTGATGCATTTCCGCTGTTGGAATCGAGAGACCTAATCGCCCAACGAATCATCCAAGAAGGTGCTGCTCAAAAACGGCTTTAGGCAGGAAGGCATCCTGCGGCAAGCTCATTTATGGTCCGGCAAGGGCGTGGTTGATTTGGAAATCTACGGCATTTTGCAAGAGGAATATGTATCATCTTCATCCAATTAAAAAAAGCGGCAGGCCCGTTATTATTCCGGACCCGCCGCATTGTGCTTGTGCATTTATAATTATTCTTCCGCCGACTCGTCCTGGGACTCGAGATCCTCAGCTTGGATTCTCGGAGTAACGACAGAAACGAGAAGCTCGTTTTCCGAAGACAGCAGCGTAACTTCAGGCGGAAGCTCTACATTTCCGACTAGAAGTGAATCGCCAACATCCAGCTCGCTAATATCGACGCTGATGGATGACGGCAGCTGGTGAGGCAATGCTTCGACCTCGATGAATGTGCTCTGTGTCTGCACGATGCCGCCTAATTTAGTACCCTTCGGGGTACCGACGTAATCAAGCGTTACTCTCGTACGAACGAGTTCATCCTTCTTTACACGGAGGAAATCCACATGAATATATTCGCGTGTCACAGCATCCCGCTGCAATCCTTCGAGCAGTACAGGGACTTTATCGGAGCCTCCCACTTGAACCTCTAATAACCCTGATCCTCCGCCTCTGACCCAACGTTGAAATTCCTGCGAGGAAATATGAATCATGTCGCTTTCTTTGTTCAATCCCATAACTACGCCCGGAAGACGTCCGCTTTGACGCAGGCGCTTCAGGCCCGACCTGTTCATGGGTGATCTTTGTTCCGCTGCAAAACATGCTCTCATCACTACAACACTCCTTGTTATTCAACCATAATATTTTGTGCTCCCAAAATCCCTATCCGTCCGTGAACATTGATTTCGCCCCCTGCGCGGGGGATATAAAGAGCACCATGACATCACCGCCCTGGTTAACATTAAATGTAATAAAATGTATATATGCGTGAAGGCACCCCGCTTCGTTGGAAGCGAAATGCCTTATACAATAACGATAGCATAAACCAGTTAGCCTGTCGACAACTGACAGCTGTTATTCATCGTTTTGTCTTAATTACCATAACTAGGATTATTTCATAACCTCCCGCATTTATGATGGATAAAAGCCGATATCATTACTTGGACTTTAAAATGCCGGACCGGCTGTACAGCTGGACAAAGAGGGATGCCTGCTCGTCAGCCATGCAGGAGAAATGAGCCGTTTTGTGGAAATAGAACCTGGTACTTACCATAATTTAAGGGAGCAGGAAACACAAGATTATTATGGCGGCTTCCGAACGATGGTGTTCGGGGCTGACCCTTACGGCAATACGATGCTCATGTCCGACCGCCCGCAGCTGATTTAGCGGCGGACAGGGTCATCAACTTGACCAAGGGATGCTAGAGCTTAATAAATGGTTAGAACATAAATATGATAGGCTACGGCAACAGGGGGCTAGGCGATGCGTGTCGATAATCAATATATTGTCTTTAATGAATTTGGAACGCCTGAAGACGTCCTAAGGGTCGAGCAAAGGCCCGTTACACCTCCCGGACAGGGCGAGGTGCTGGTACGAATGATCGCACGGCCGATCAATCCTTCGGATCTTATTCCGATCCGGGGAGCGTATTCGCACCGGATATCGCTTCCCTGCATTCCCGGATACGAAGGCGTTGGCATTGTGGAGGACGTTGGAATGGATGTCGCCCCGGAGCTGATCGGCAAGCGGGTGCTGCCGCTGCGGGGCGAAGGCACCTGGCAGCAATTTGTGAAGGCATCGGCGTCCTGGGCCGTTGTGATTCCCGATGACGTCACGGATGATCAGGCAGCGCAGCTGTATATCAACCCGGTAACTGCTTGGCTTATTTGCCGGAATATACTGAGTTTGAGGCCGGGGGCCGTCCTTGTCGTCAATGCAAGCGGCTCTGCGCTCGGGCGGATATTGGCCCAGTTGTGCGCTTTTCTTGGCATAAGACTCATCGCTGTGACGAGAAACGATCATCATACGAAAGAGCTGCTTGAGCTGGGCGCGGAATCTGTGATCAATACGGGCGAGACTCCGCTAAAGCAGGCTGTCATGGAGCTGACGGGCGGCTTGGGGGCAGACGCTGCGGTGGATATGATCGGCGGCAGTCCTGGTACGGAGCTGGCTTGCTGTGTGCGTACAGATGGAATGTTCGTCACAGTGGGGCTTCTGTCGGGCGTGCCGCTGGATTGGGCTGAAATCAGGCGCAGTACGAATGCTTCAGCGACGATGTTTCATCTGCGGCAATGGAATCAGACGGTTAGCGCT
This window harbors:
- a CDS encoding permease, coding for MNPLPLTRWLPFLLPAAFVLACLIVIAPALPPLVSFDFNYLHLFKTSFIGILLEALPFVLIGALLSSLVHLYISEDMLSRWIPKHPAAGILFACTLGFIFPVCECGMIPLIRKLIQKGMPVYMAAVFILAGPIVNPVVYGATYMAFRLHPEMVYARMGLAFLVAAAIGWMIYATWKGDPLRSKPLSGAASSHHHNHNHSHPHEHAHEHPHKHEHNHSHHHGPSRHGGKITAIFVHAADEVFDMGKYLIMGCLITAAIQSFVPRESLLAIGGGPVGSYAFMMGFAFLLSLCSTSDAFVAAAFTHTFSAGSLLAFLVFGPMLDLKNVLMLLSVFKAKFVIYFAFLICTVVFVGSVLAGKLYLS
- a CDS encoding GTP-binding protein, with the translated sequence MTDQPLPVTVLSGYLGSGKTTVLNHVLNNRQGLRVAVIVNDMSEINIDAELVSAETNLSRTEEKLVEMSNGCICCTLRDDLLKEVQILAEEGRFDYILIESTGISEPIPVAQTFTYEDTETGIDLRGLARLDCMVTVVDAYRFWHDFSSGETLLERGEASGEGDARDVVDLLIDQIETCNVLILNKCDLVGEGELDELEGVLRKLQPAAKFIRTQHGSIDPAEILNTGLFNFDEVSMSAGWIKELQQESHTPETEEYGISSFVYRRVRPFHPERLAGFMSDWPEEVVRAKGLAWIAAKTDLAASLSQAGPSIQFGPAGQWLASFPPEQQEEVFHSEPEMRRKWDEVWGDRLNEIVFIGIHMNRAEIEESLDQCLLTEEEMSLDWASFHNPLPWISDEEYLAAGLR
- the rpmG gene encoding 50S ribosomal protein L33, which produces MRVVVTLACTECGDRNYTTTKNKKTHPERLELRKYSPRLKKYTIHRETR
- a CDS encoding metal ABC transporter ATP-binding protein is translated as MILSSMRNVVFGYGDTPVLSGISVDIHQGEFVGITGPNGAAKTTLLKLLLGLLKPWSGSVHIHTEALEGERLSIGYVPQNVASFNSGFPSRVLELVRSGCYSRLGLFKRLAADQHEIVEQSLKQVGMWEYRHRKVGELSGGQKQRICIARALAGQPNVLVLDEPTAGMDQQGRLGFYQLMRHYVTSHGMTVIMVTHELQESGKYLDRIISLEQRESEGWQCLTTNSCSVRFGPELCLE
- a CDS encoding metal ABC transporter permease is translated as MAVFDYEFMQRAFWAGAMLGIIAPVLGVYLMLRRQALMADTLSHVSLAGVALGSLLGMSPAVTGIAAAVLGGVLVDGLRRAYRTYSEMSVAIIMTSGLALAIVLMSLRTNWSKSFSSYLFGSIVAVNDAGLWLIGSVTAAGLIYLFVLRRPLYNMTFDEETAQISGMQVKRLSFSFAILTGMTVAAAMPIVGVLLVSSLMVLPASLALRMASGFTMAILVSVAAGWLGIFSGLTISYYVNVPPGGTISLMLLLMLLSAMLAQKLLRRQGRYKQQALLMGQGNRTTNLREGVER
- a CDS encoding metal ABC transporter substrate-binding protein; amino-acid sequence: MVTAACGAKGGAGASGAEAESPDSPSKGKLDIQVSFYPMYEFTKQVAGDAADVQMLVPGGVEPHDWEPTPRDIAKLEEADVFVYNGAGMEGWVEQVLSAVSSRKLVKIEASQGIDMIEDAEVHDHPDGDEHEPAEEEAHEHDHEHEHDQEHHHDHEQAHEEAHDHNHEHEAAGHHDHDHAHNHGGLDPHVWLSPALAIKEVRNIEAGLSQAAPEHQELFKKNADAYVAKLEALDQEFRETLASVKRKDFITQHAAFGYLAREYGLRQVPIAGLSPELEPSAAQMAEIVKFAKENDVKTIFFETLVSSKVAEAISKEIGAQTAVLNPIEGLTEEDLSSSRDYIVLMRQNLEALKLALNE